In a single window of the Luteolibacter sp. Y139 genome:
- a CDS encoding GNAT family N-acetyltransferase, with amino-acid sequence MKPLDERDWPRLPRPGSRVFIGGGAAVPQALVASMLAHAERFVDLEIVHIHGLGPTPWIEPRYEQVIRTNSFFLTPALREAVERGQADYTPCAMSEVPALFQTGRMPIDVALVQVTPPDERGLCSLGVSVDVTRSAVKSARLVIAQVNPKMPRTGGDSLIPVKDIDFFLKHAAPLPEAEVAKIDERQERIGCYAAQLIDDGATLQVGLGNTPEAVVRALTKHRQLGIHSGMFNDALMDLVRCGAADNSRKSYKPGKIIASRVLGGRKLYRFVDGHPDLELHPSDWVNDPHRIARNDRMVAINGAREIDLTGQVVRDSSGHRFYGGIGALQDFIRGAGRSKGGRPIIVLTSLTDDGKASRIVTGLQPGSGVCTGRGDVHHVVTEYGIASIYGNSIRERVARLVEIAHPDHRESLLEGARTRGWLPKFFTMPGGARGEVESEWVTFSGARFRLRPLHPSDMHALQSFFYSHDEETVRLRYGYQRGRMTGESAYKLAAVDQAKDHALGLFAEQGGREELRAVGRFYLDPSGNTAEVAFVVHESTRRVGMAGFLLGELAQVAKKRGIKEFWASVLAENHGMAALFVRAGGVSDGLGEDCEFRLPVSRILRWRDGYLAGKTIFRETR; translated from the coding sequence GTGAAGCCGCTCGATGAACGCGATTGGCCGCGCCTGCCGCGTCCGGGCAGCCGCGTGTTCATCGGTGGCGGGGCGGCGGTGCCGCAGGCGCTTGTGGCTTCGATGCTTGCGCATGCGGAGCGCTTCGTGGACCTCGAGATCGTGCACATTCACGGACTCGGTCCCACACCGTGGATCGAGCCGCGCTACGAGCAGGTGATCCGCACGAACTCATTTTTCCTGACGCCCGCGCTGCGCGAGGCGGTGGAGCGTGGCCAGGCGGACTACACGCCCTGTGCGATGTCGGAAGTTCCGGCGCTTTTCCAAACCGGTCGCATGCCGATCGATGTCGCGCTGGTCCAAGTGACGCCTCCGGACGAAAGGGGGCTGTGCTCGCTGGGCGTGAGCGTGGACGTGACCCGCTCCGCGGTGAAGAGCGCCCGCCTCGTGATTGCGCAGGTGAATCCGAAGATGCCGCGGACCGGCGGAGATAGCCTGATCCCGGTCAAGGACATCGACTTCTTTCTCAAGCATGCCGCGCCCTTGCCGGAAGCAGAGGTCGCGAAGATCGATGAGCGTCAGGAACGAATCGGGTGCTATGCGGCACAGTTGATCGACGATGGTGCGACGCTTCAGGTTGGGCTTGGCAATACGCCTGAGGCGGTGGTGCGTGCGCTCACCAAGCACCGGCAGCTTGGCATTCACTCCGGGATGTTCAATGACGCGCTGATGGACTTGGTCCGCTGCGGCGCGGCGGACAATTCGCGGAAGAGCTACAAGCCGGGCAAGATCATCGCCAGCCGTGTGCTGGGCGGTCGCAAGCTGTATCGCTTCGTCGACGGGCATCCCGATCTCGAATTGCATCCGAGTGACTGGGTGAATGATCCGCACCGCATCGCGCGGAATGACCGCATGGTTGCGATCAATGGTGCTCGTGAAATCGACCTGACCGGGCAGGTGGTTCGGGATTCGAGCGGGCACCGTTTTTATGGCGGCATCGGTGCCTTGCAGGATTTCATCCGCGGCGCGGGGCGGAGCAAAGGAGGTAGGCCGATCATTGTGCTCACGTCGCTGACGGATGATGGCAAGGCTTCGCGCATCGTCACGGGATTGCAGCCGGGAAGCGGTGTTTGCACGGGACGGGGTGACGTTCATCACGTGGTCACCGAGTACGGCATCGCCAGCATTTACGGCAATAGCATCCGGGAGCGGGTGGCGAGGCTGGTGGAGATCGCGCATCCCGATCACCGCGAGTCATTGCTGGAAGGTGCGCGCACGCGGGGATGGCTGCCGAAGTTCTTCACCATGCCCGGCGGGGCCCGGGGCGAGGTGGAGAGCGAGTGGGTCACCTTTTCCGGAGCACGCTTTCGGCTGCGTCCGCTTCATCCCAGCGACATGCATGCGCTGCAGTCGTTCTTTTACTCGCACGATGAGGAGACGGTGCGGCTGCGCTACGGCTATCAGCGTGGCCGCATGACCGGCGAGTCCGCCTACAAGCTGGCCGCGGTGGATCAGGCGAAGGATCACGCGCTGGGCTTGTTTGCCGAACAAGGTGGCCGCGAGGAGCTGCGGGCGGTGGGGCGCTTCTATCTCGATCCCTCGGGCAACACGGCGGAGGTGGCTTTCGTGGTTCACGAAAGCACACGGCGTGTGGGGATGGCGGGGTTCCTGTTAGGCGAACTGGCGCAGGTCGCGAAGAAGCGCGGTATCAAGGAATTCTGGGCCAGCGTGCTGGCGGAGAATCACGGGATGGCGGCGCTTTTCGTTCGTGCCGGTGGTGTCTCCGACGGGCTTGGCGAGGACTGTGAATTTCGTCTGCCGGTTTCCCGCATCCTGCGCTGGCGGGACGGCTATCTGGCGGGCAAGACTATCTTCCGCGAGACGAGATGA
- a CDS encoding histone deacetylase family protein, protein MKPIGVHYDSCYERHDTGPGHPESAARYRVLREKLEDLPEDIVRLPGRRATVAEVLPAHEAYYHDLVYRDVISCADQLRTGDTAICEDSYDVALEATGAVIEAVDVVMRGEVSRAFCAVRPPGHHATASRGMGFCVFNHVAIAANHLRRVHGLKRIAIVDWDVHHGNGTEAIFEADPGVFYVSLHEGNIYPYTGRAGDRGCGPGEGFTLNLPLPHGSDGSVALAAWDAHAAPALDAFQPEFVLVSAGFDARKDDPLGGLRWDDETFAGFTRRVVSLAEAHAQGRVVSSLEGGYHPPGLASAAVAHVMALR, encoded by the coding sequence ATGAAACCGATCGGAGTTCACTACGATTCCTGTTACGAGCGGCACGATACCGGTCCCGGTCATCCCGAGTCCGCAGCGCGGTATCGCGTTCTGCGCGAGAAGCTGGAGGATTTGCCTGAGGATATCGTGCGTCTGCCCGGTCGCAGGGCGACGGTGGCCGAGGTCTTGCCCGCCCATGAAGCCTACTATCACGACCTCGTCTATCGCGACGTGATTTCCTGCGCCGATCAGCTGCGCACGGGCGACACGGCGATCTGTGAGGACAGCTACGATGTCGCGCTCGAAGCGACCGGTGCGGTGATCGAGGCGGTGGATGTAGTGATGCGCGGTGAGGTATCGAGGGCTTTCTGTGCGGTCCGTCCGCCGGGCCATCACGCCACTGCCTCGCGAGGCATGGGCTTTTGCGTCTTCAATCACGTGGCCATTGCTGCGAATCATTTGCGCCGGGTTCATGGCCTGAAGCGCATCGCCATCGTGGATTGGGACGTCCATCACGGGAATGGCACCGAGGCGATCTTCGAGGCCGATCCCGGCGTCTTCTACGTGTCGCTCCATGAGGGAAACATTTATCCCTACACCGGGCGTGCTGGCGACCGCGGTTGCGGACCGGGGGAAGGATTCACGCTCAATCTGCCCTTGCCGCATGGTTCCGACGGCAGCGTGGCTCTCGCGGCGTGGGATGCGCATGCGGCACCTGCGCTTGATGCCTTTCAGCCGGAATTTGTTCTAGTGTCGGCAGGCTTCGATGCGCGGAAGGACGATCCTCTCGGCGGCCTGCGGTGGGACGATGAGACCTTCGCTGGATTCACCCGGCGCGTCGTTTCGCTGGCGGAGGCGCATGCACAGGGGCGCGTGGTTTCATCGTTGGAAGGCGGCTACCATCCTCCGGGACTTGCCTCAGCGGCAGTGGCCCATGTCATGGCGCTGCGCTGA
- a CDS encoding acyloxyacyl hydrolase encodes MKTFSALALLTVPAFAGSSDLAFCQLPAAKHPAEAWELTLESGYLWNIGNNTAIDYEIAPTQFTLRSPVVLNWWEDESGARLIVRSRFSLLTESIVEGPEDYYFGVNGAPSIEYWFANQKTSLFFSIGGGLGWTNSTRDPEGQGQDFTLNWFSQLGVRQEIAKNLSVLGGAYFIHHSNGGQTDPNPGIDAFGFTIGLGWQF; translated from the coding sequence ATGAAAACCTTTTCCGCCCTCGCCCTGCTCACCGTCCCCGCTTTCGCCGGTTCAAGTGACCTCGCCTTTTGCCAGCTCCCCGCCGCTAAACACCCGGCGGAGGCATGGGAACTCACGCTCGAATCCGGCTATCTTTGGAACATCGGCAACAACACCGCCATCGACTATGAGATCGCACCCACCCAGTTCACCCTCCGCAGTCCGGTAGTCCTGAATTGGTGGGAAGATGAAAGCGGTGCGCGGCTCATCGTCCGCAGCCGTTTCTCGCTGCTGACGGAATCGATCGTCGAGGGACCGGAAGACTACTACTTCGGCGTCAATGGCGCGCCTTCGATCGAGTATTGGTTCGCGAACCAGAAGACCTCGCTCTTCTTCTCGATCGGCGGCGGCCTGGGCTGGACGAACTCCACCCGCGACCCCGAAGGCCAGGGCCAGGACTTCACCTTGAACTGGTTCTCCCAGCTCGGCGTACGCCAGGAGATTGCAAAGAATCTTTCGGTGCTGGGCGGAGCCTACTTCATCCACCACTCGAATGGCGGCCAAACCGATCCGAACCCCGGCATCGACGCGTTCGGTTTCACCATCGGTCTCGGCTGGCAGTTCTGA
- a CDS encoding YbjN domain-containing protein has protein sequence MRPPSRQILTVEEAFGANGWHAELVEGRDVLRSVFSGHHTRIEMTVQAYPPMNALAVIGEMPLPLDDEHRPYVLELLARANKTLNLGGFEYDLDRDRLVFRITNLFDKERYDADIVSSMVHCAVAEMDRIAPYAMTVVRTPEDLLDDLDIKRLLQRDDFIPPVPGDEEDYI, from the coding sequence ATGCGTCCGCCATCCCGCCAGATCCTCACCGTCGAAGAAGCCTTTGGTGCCAACGGTTGGCACGCCGAACTGGTCGAAGGCCGCGACGTGCTGCGCTCGGTCTTCTCCGGCCACCACACGCGCATCGAGATGACCGTCCAGGCCTATCCGCCGATGAACGCGCTCGCGGTCATCGGCGAAATGCCGCTGCCGCTCGATGACGAGCACCGGCCCTATGTGCTGGAACTGCTGGCTCGCGCCAACAAGACGCTTAATCTCGGCGGTTTCGAATATGACCTCGACCGCGATCGCCTCGTCTTCCGCATCACCAATCTCTTCGACAAGGAACGCTACGATGCCGACATCGTTTCCTCCATGGTCCACTGCGCGGTGGCGGAAATGGATCGCATCGCTCCCTATGCGATGACGGTGGTCCGCACCCCGGAAGACCTGTTGGATGATCTCGACATCAAGCGCTTGCTTCAACGTGACGACTTCATCCCGCCCGTGCCCGGAGACGAAGAGGACTACATCTGA
- a CDS encoding MmcQ/YjbR family DNA-binding protein — translation MDLPDAIEHFLSKPGSEETTPFGPDVLVYKVAGKMFGLAVPEDFPSRINLKCDPERALLLRDEYSAILPGYHMNKRHWNTVVLDGSLPSTLVRELIDHSYDLVVAGLPRARRAELNG, via the coding sequence ATGGATTTGCCCGACGCGATCGAACACTTCCTGTCCAAGCCCGGCTCCGAGGAAACCACGCCCTTCGGCCCGGACGTCCTCGTCTACAAGGTCGCGGGGAAGATGTTCGGCCTCGCGGTCCCGGAAGACTTCCCGTCCCGCATCAATCTCAAGTGCGATCCCGAGCGCGCCTTGCTGCTGCGCGACGAGTACTCCGCCATCCTGCCCGGCTACCACATGAACAAGCGCCACTGGAACACCGTGGTGCTGGATGGCTCGCTCCCATCCACCCTCGTCCGCGAATTGATCGACCACTCCTACGACCTCGTCGTCGCCGGGTTGCCGAGGGCACGGCGCGCCGAACTCAATGGTTAG